One stretch of Podospora pseudoanserina strain CBS 124.78 chromosome 4, whole genome shotgun sequence DNA includes these proteins:
- a CDS encoding hypothetical protein (COG:S; EggNog:ENOG503Q3FN) — protein sequence MARTRSKGGPASTSANKTVSTTAKAASTSTYTLSAESTNPPKLFVLPKNTSSSVRIITLENPRYGNPTRYLVCPETGSFYEFTKAAPPNKSTPRSWLLSSEKSEKEPALESQTIQSPDLYLATPYDPLFLLLPALFKSSSNSKSDNLQRQYLSLDDYLDLIPNTDRHFSEILTLPNSHVEKVLEARLASVCDLVEMGDDKMYRPNESKLSTIILSKASKMAEHLPPSMEEKFIKKALEAPVMGVVKDQPPPPPPPTTSTSSPEETASPSASESQSTVTTSSGTTPSTAVTTPATEEAPEPTFAPAITASPATISLQRLRTSLNFILSSYLPPFLSKTVLSSLPSETFTELEEYLTKLSKLRTEAAASRNIDINGGKRARDEDDDERLEKKRKMEQEEKVKKANTSRGVKQLAKVNTAGMMKLSAFFKKA from the coding sequence ATGGCGCGAACACGATCAAAAGGCGGCCCTGCCTCGACGAGCGCCAATAAAACCGTTTCGACAACAGCCAAAGCCGCCTCAACATCTACATATACTCTGTCCGCCGAgtcaaccaacccaccgaagctcttcgtcctccccaagaacacctcctcctcagtacgcatcatcaccctcgagAACCCTCGATATGGCAATCCAACCCGATATCTCGTCTGCCCAGAAACCGGCTCCTTCTACGAGTTCACCAAAGCCGCACCCCCAAACAAATCCACCCCCCGAAGCTGGCTGCTCTCAAGCGAGAAATCCGAAAAGGAGCCCGCTCTGGAATCTCAAACCATTCAATCTCCCGACCTCTACCTCGCAACCCCCTACGACCCCTtatttctcctcctcccagccctCTTCaagtcctcctccaactccaaatCCGACAACCTACAACGTCAATACCTCTCCCTAGACGACTACCTAGACCTAATCCCTAACACAGACCGGCACTTCTCCGagatcctcaccctccccaacagccACGTCGAAAAAGTCCTCGAAGCCCGTCTAGCCAGCGTATGCGACCTTGTCGAAATGGGCGACGACAAAATGTACCGCCCCAACGAATCCAaactctccaccatcatcctctccaaagccAGCAAAATGGCCgagcacctccccccaagcaTGGAAGAGAAGTTTATCAAaaaggcgttggaggcgcCAGTCATGGGGGTAGTCAAagaccaaccaccaccaccaccaccaccaaccacctccacctcttccccagaaGAAACCGCTTCCCCATCCGCCTCAGAGTCCCAATCTaccgtcaccaccagcagtggtacaaccccctcaacagccgTCACAACCCCAGCCACCGAAGAAGCCCCCGAACCAACTTTTGCCCCAGCAATAACCGCCTCCCcagccaccatctccctccaacGACTGCGCACATCCCTCAACTTTATCCTTTCGTCctacctccccccttttctctccaAAACCGTGCTATCATCCCTTCCATCTGAAACGTTCACAGAATTGGAGGAGTATCTGACAAAACTGTCCAAACTCCGGACTGAAGCGGCTGCTTCGAGAAATATTGACATTAATGGAGGGAAACGCGCCagggacgaggacgatgatgagaggctggagaagaagcgcaagatggagcaggaggaaaaggtgaagaaggcgaatACGAGCAGGGGGGTGAAGCAGCTGGCCAAGGTTAATACCGCGGGGATGATGAAATTGTCTGCGTTTTTTAAGAAGGCTTAG
- a CDS encoding hypothetical protein (EggNog:ENOG503P2TP), translating into MAEIMEPPYPATPSPSSRVRTPPAPHLGYSDSYEPYTPRKSSRIANRAANRTPSPRVPSSRRQHQQHSDQPEETSDGSPKSINQKKKSTMGTPSLSPQKKRIAAMDSPRRTLTAASVSDAASALGFTKKSAGLLAPRTTVASSSTGMLITPAKTPQKPPTEESKAKVEAFARTLFRAEDEVMPSPRRARTQAHTLDSFTEQGSDESFHIHVDSHERIPEVDRSIDNPFYVEPSRAPAPSAPRRSQRQMVSVPGEGQITIEEAIQREDGLVTVFRGKKQFHLFKKRASENIEGGLESAVEAPVRRLTRASVKPRLLFPVAKPDVPAISIEDEEAETDIEDHVVEEAAQTLPITPAEAVEKVPGTPEAPRFAPASPPTTVRATRKKATPTAASRGKQASKQATIKGWRQTKAGVSPTTTSQKRSAEPLPVAGPSKRARI; encoded by the exons ATGGCGGAAATCATGGAGCCACCCTACCCGGCgactccttctcccagctCCAGAGTCAGAACTCCTCCTGCCCCTCACCTGGGCTACTCCGACTCCTACGAGCCTTACACTCCTCGCAAGTCATCCCGTATTGCCAACCGCGCTGCCAACCgaactccctctcccagaGTTCCATCATCGCGTCgccaacaccagcaacatTCCGACCAGCCCGAGGAAACTTCAGACGGTTCTCCCAAGTCAATcaaccaaaagaagaagtcgaCCATGGGCACACCAAGCCTTTCCCCTCAAAAGAAGCGCATCGCCGCCATGGATTCTCCTCGTCGcaccctcaccgccgccagTGTTTCCGATGCCGCCTCTGCCCTTGGCTTCACCAAGAAGTCAGCCGGCCTTCTTGCGCCTCGCACCACcgtcgccagcagcagcaccgggATGCTAATCACCCCCGCCAAGACACCCCAGAAGCCTCCTACCGAGGAGtccaaggccaaggtggaAGCGTTTGCCCGCACCCTGTTCcgcgccgaggatgaggtcaTGCCCTCCCCTAGAAGGGCCCGCACCCAGGCCCACACGTTGGACAGCTTCACTGAGCAAGGCTCGGATGAGTCGTTCCATATCCACGTCGACTCGCATGAGCGCATTCCCGAGGTCGACCGCAGCATTGACAACCCCTTCTATGTCGAGCCCTCAAGGGCCCCTGCCCCCTCGGCTCCTCGCCGCAGCCAGCGCCAGATGGTCAGTGTTCCCGGCGAAGGCCAGATCACAATTGAAGAGGCCATTCAGCGCGAGGATGGTTTGGTCACCGTATT CCGTGGCAAGAAGCAATTCCACCTCTTCAAGAAGCGCGCCTCAGAGAATATCGAGGGTGGTTTGGAAAGTGCTGTCGAGGCGCCCGTGAGAAGACTCACCCGCGCCAGTGTCAAGCCCAGACTCCTCTTCCCTGTTGCCAAGCCCGATGTGCCCGCCATCTCgattgaagatgaagaggcgGAGACTGACATCGAGGACCACgtggttgaggaagccgCCCAAACTCTCCCAATCACCCCAGCCGAAGCAGTCGAGAAGGTTCCCGGTACGCCCGAGGCCCCGCGTTTTGCTCCAGCCTCGCCGCCCACCACAGTGCGTGCCACTCGCAAGAAGGCCACGCCAACAGCGGCGTCGAGGGGCAAGCAAGCCAGCAAGCAAGCCACCATTAAGGGCTGGCGCCAAACCAAGGCTGGCGTTTCCCCCACGACCACCAGCCAGAAACGGTCTGCAGAGCCTCTGCCTGTGGCCGGCCCATCAAAGCGTGCTAGGATTTGA
- a CDS encoding hypothetical protein (EggNog:ENOG503P40U; COG:S), with the protein MNSPSPKSNPPPPPVHPPSSRQQSQVQYPPQTKTPITHNAAPSSPDDPETKEATLQRELQGVRAINTAIESIISTLERAKGNMVTVSQTVTNASTLLNTWTRILSQTEHNQRLILNPNWKGASGDIADMEHEALLKQQEEERRAREAERRREEARRKAEEEERKRAAGTVSAGSGTTRGRGLARGTTTGRGRGAGLVRSTSSAGRTTTGTGIARGGSSTSSRGTSGIGRGGFGYGRVGAPGTRGAKKET; encoded by the exons ATGaattctccttctccgaagtccaatccaccaccccctcccgtccaccccccttcttcccgccAGCAATCCCAGGTCCAatacccccctcaaaccaaaacccccatcacccacaaTGccgccccctcatccccggACGACCCGGAAACAAAAGAAGCAACCCTCCAACGCGAACTCCAAGGCGTCCGTGCAATCAACACAGCCATCGAATCCATAATCTCAACCCTCGAACGAGCAAAAGGCAACATGGTT ACCGTCTCCCAAACCGTCACCAAcgcctccaccctcctcaacacctgGACCCgcatcctctcccaaaccGAACACAACCAACGCCTGATCCTCAACCCAAACTGGAAAGGCGCATCAGGCGACATAGCCGACATGGAGCACGAAGCCCTCCTCAAAcagcaggaagaggagcgcAGAGCAAGAGAggcagagaggaggagggaggaggcgaggaggaaggctgaggaggaggaaagaaagCGCGCTGCTGGGACGGTGTCAGCAGGTAGTGGGACgacaagggggagggggttggctAGGGGGACCACGacgggaagagggaggggggccggGTTGGTTAGGAGCACCTCTTCTGCTGGGAGGACTACTACCGGAACTGGGATTGCCAGGGGGGGGAGTAGTACCTCCTCGAGAGGGACGAgcgggattgggagggggggttttgggTATGGGCGGGTTGGGGCGCCCGGGACGAGGGGGGCTAAGAAGGAGACTTGA
- a CDS encoding hypothetical protein (COG:O; EggNog:ENOG503P009) produces the protein MHILVTNDDGPPSPHSSPYVHSLVRTLQDYGHTVSVCLPHTQRSWIGKAHMIGQTVKPLYYRPPPLSEPAAGLVHEDEQKDSHGTTHTRPSSVPGTEEWILVDGTPASCVQIGLYHFFQDRGPVDLVVSGPNYGRNSTAVFALSSGTLGGALEAAVCKRRAVALSYAFFTRNHDTEIILKASRQSVRVIEALWKQWPEDGSVDLYSVNVPLVEGLGGRVLWTGMLQNYWGEGSCFTEVDGSVDGEVEDEERIREAEKSPEKEGEEGGMLVKGGVHTHKHFKWSPRFTDVYKSVDEAGPGNDGWAVKEGHTSITPLKANFFQAATHLHGGELQLGPSRSSIFGVTAANEQESTNNTKTEAESTKTEDAPATTTTTTLPIHPPKDAKPPVYALVNYGDTYVQPLITSALSSLLPEGSLTYLPTPSTWDANTNPDISLPSLLPFPEAKVLQIMPYESLDFDYISSHPATSLVNSYMIRKALIRKHYLAKTVENYLVKNPDSVLKDHVRRSEAFEVDFAEFLDDALVEAWDLNESMERNAEKEEEEEREWWILKPGMSDRGQGIRLFSTMEELQGIFDGWEPESDDEEEEGGGEGGEEEGDGIMTSHLRHFIAQPYIHPPLLLPSMGNRKFHLRVYALTVGAMRVYVYRDVLALFASKGYSFPPEMGVEGLEGHLTNTCLQGEPEYNDSVRRFWDLSADDLPDGQKERIWEQVRSVTGEVFEAAAREMMVHFQPLEQGFEVWGVDFLVDGKENVWLLEVNSFPDFKQTGRLTGVVEGFWRGVVDRAVRPFVTGKEGEEVKGMELVREVDLGRRF, from the exons ATGCATATCCTAGTCACCAACGACGACgggcctccctcccctcactcGTCCCCCTACGTCCACTCCCTTGTCCGAACCCTCCAGGACTACGGACACACTGTCAGCGTCTGCCTCCCGCACACGCAACGCTCATGGATAGGCAAAGCGCACATGATCGGCCAGACGGTCAAGCCGCTCTACTACCGGCCCCCCCCACTCTCCGAGCCGGCCGCGGGGTTGGTCCACGAGGACGAACAGAAAGACAGCCACGGCACCACGCACACGAGACCGTCGTCCGTCCCTGGGACGGAGGAGTGGATCCTCGTCGACGGGACGCCTGCGTCGTGCGTCCAGATTGGGCTGTACCACTTTTTTCAAGACCGCGGTCCGGTGGATTTGGTGGTTTCGGGACCGAACTACGGGAGGAACTCCACGGCTGTTTTTGCGTTAAGCAGTGGGACGTTGGGGGGAGCGTTGGAGGCGGCGGTTTGTAAGCGCAGGGCGGTGGCGTTGAGTTATGCCTTTTTCACGAGGAATCATGATACGGAGATTATTTTGAAGGCGTCGAGGCAGAGTGTGAGGGTGATTGAGGCGCTTTGGAAGCAGTGGCCGGAGGATGGGAGTGTGGATTTGTATAGTGTTAATGTGccgttggtggaggggttgggggggagggtgctcTGGACGGGGATGTTGCAGAATtattggggggaggggagttgTTTTAccgaggtggatgggagtgtggatggggaggtggaggatgaggagaggattagggaggcggagaagagtcctgagaaggagggggaggaaggggggatgttggtgaaggggggggtgcATACGCATAAGCATTTCAAGTGGAGTCCGAGGTTTACGGATGTTTACAAGAGTGTGGATGAGGCGGGGCCGGGGAATGATGGGTGGGCTGTTAAGGAGGGGCATACGAG tATTACGCCCCTGAAAGCCAACTTCTTCCAGGCTGCTACCCACCTTCATGGCGGAGAGTTGCAACT GGGTCCATCTAGAAGCTCAATTTTTGGTGTCACCGCCGCCAATGAGCAGGAgtcaaccaacaacaccaagactgaGGCAGAGTCGACCAAAACCGAGGATGCCCCcgccacgacgacgacgacaactcTCCCGATCCACCCCCCCAAGGACGCCAAACCGCCAGTCTACGCCCTCGTCAACTACGGCGACACCTACGTCCAACCACTCATCACCTcggccctctcctccctcctcccggaGGGGTCACTGACATACCTTCCCACCCCGTCCACCTGGgacgccaacaccaacccggacatctccctcccttcaCTGCTTCCTTTTCCCGAGGCCAAAGTCCTGCAGATTATGCCATATGAATCTCTTGATTTTGACtacatctcctcccaccctGCCACTTCTCTTGTTAATAGTTACATGATCCGCAAGGCGCTCATCAGGAAGCATTACCTGGCCAAGACAGTGGAGAACTATCTCGTCAAGAACCCGGACTCGGTGCTAAAGGATCATGTCAGGAGATCTGAGGCGTTTGAGGTTGATTTTGCCGAGTTTTTGGACGATGCCTTGGTTGAAGCGTGGGATTTGAACGAGAGTATGGAGAGGAAcgcggagaaggaggaagaagaggagagggagtggtggatTTTGAAGCCGGGGATGAGTGATAGGGGGCAGGGGATCAGGCTGTTTAGCACgatggaggagctgcagGGGATTTTTGATGGGTGGGAGCCCGAgtctgatgacgaggaggaggaagggggtggtgagggtggggaagaggagggggatgggatcATGACGAGCCATCTGAGGCACTTCATCGCCCAGCCGtacatccacccccctttgCTCCTCCCTAGCATGGGAAACAGGAAGTTTCACCTCCGGGTGTATGCTCTGACCGTCGGGGCGATGAGGGTTTATGTTTACAGGGATGTGCTGGCGCTTTTTGCGAGCAAGGGGTATTCTTTTCCTCCTgagatgggggtggagggtctGGAGGGGCATTTGACGAATACGTGTTTGCAGGGCGAGCCGGAGTATAATGATTCTGTGCGTCGGTTTTGGGATTTGAGTGCTGATGATTTGCCGGATGggcagaaggagaggattTGGGAGCAGGTTAGGAGTGtgacgggggaggtgtttgaggcggcagcgagggagatgatggttCACTTTCAGCCGCTGGAGCAGGGGTTcgaggtttggggggttgattttttggtggatgggaaggaaaatgtgtggttgttggaggtgaaTAGTTTTCCGGATTTCAAGCAgacggggaggttgacgggggtggtggaggggttttggaggggggtggttgatagGGCTGTTAGGCCGTTTGTgacggggaaggagggggaggaggtgaaggggatggAGTTGGTTAGGGAggtggatttggggaggaggttttaG